In one window of Arachis ipaensis cultivar K30076 chromosome B06, Araip1.1, whole genome shotgun sequence DNA:
- the LOC107647616 gene encoding uncharacterized protein LOC107647616, which yields MIHPPSSKNHKFILVAIDYFTKWVEAVPLKEVGQSEVIDFIEEHIIYRFKISQTLSIDQGTTFTGQRIKNFATSRNINMVTSNPYYAQANGGSTGTSPYKLVYGHDAVLPIEINLNTLRILKQNDLPDDDYWNAMYDELDDLDSERVLALENMIRQKKTLLEVIIVE from the exons ATGATACATCCTCCTTCGTCGAAGAATCATAAGTTTATTCTGGTGGCAATTGATTATTTCACTAAATGGGTTGAAGCTGTTCCTTTAAAAGAGGTTGGGCAAAGTGAGGTGATAGACTTCATTGAGGAACATATAATCTATCGATTCAAAATTTCCCAAACTTTGAGTATTGATCAAGGAACTACATTTACTGGCCAGCGAATTAAGAATTTTGCGACCTCAAGAAACATTAACATGGTTACTTCAAATCCATATTATGCACAAGCTAATGG AGGTTCAACAGGTACTTCCCCTTATAAATTAGTGTACGGTCATGATGCAGTTTTGCCAATAGAGATTAATCTTAACACGTTAAGAATATTAAAGCAAAACGATTTACCAGACGATGATTATTGGAATGCGATGTATGATGAGTTGGATGATTTGGACTCAGAACGTGTTTTAGCACTTGAAAATATGATTCGACAGAAAAAAACATTGCTCGAAGTTATAATTGTTGAATAA
- the LOC107605331 gene encoding CASP-like protein 4A3 isoform X2, with translation MSEKESLAYPDAKKEVAEKVEEEKESNTMEKEVEVVASDSVSNQNQNNNNENQHQNPLTEPSSSTITFHSPSPPSSSLRTRKSPSPPLHSISDSSISSGHSSTGHVSSSPSPPRKSPAVSSPESSISDGHFSLRDEATPIEDQRFPPVPAPVPVVVAHRFQVEPNVVTRVDPGAEEGFIGVNDVKQASAGDGNGNGGGGGGGGTNRRLRPDVMSMLRSKKIAMWSKVLLSLRIATFASCLMSLSVLAADKRKGWAQDSFYRYKEFSMIDWNQPMVGHPIGGTYSFPLTVVLI, from the exons ATGAGCGAAAAAGAAAGCTTAGCCTATCCCGACGCCAAAAAGGAGGTCGCagaaaaagtagaagaagaaaaagaatcaaATACAATGGAAAAAGAAGTAGAAGTAGTAGCATCAGACTCAGTTtcaaaccaaaaccaaaacaataaCAATGAAAATCAACACCAAAACCCACTCACCGAACCTTCATCTTCAACCATCACTTTCcactctccttctcctccttcctcTTCACTACGAACCCGCAAATCCCCTTCGCCTCCGCTTCACTCCATCTCCGACTCTTCGATTTCCTCTGGCCACTCCTCCACCGGCCACGTGTCCTCTTCGCCGTCGCCGCCGAGGAAGTCTCCAGCCGTTTCCTCGCCGGAATCCTCGATCTCCGATGGCCACTTCTCCCTCCGCGACGAAGCCACTCCAATCGAAGACCAAAGGTTCCCTCCTGTGCCGGCGCCGGTGCCGGTTGTGGTGGCTCATCGGTTCCAGGTGGAGCCTAACGTGGTCACCAGGGTAGATCCCGGAGCGGAAGAGGGTTTCATCGGCGTCAATGATGTCAAACAAGCCTCCGCAGGTGATGGCAATGGCaacggcggcggcggcggcggcggcggaaCTAATCGGCGGTTGAGACCAGATGTGATGAGTATGTTGAGGTCTAAGAAAATAGCGATGTGGAGCAAAGTTCTGCTGAGTCTTCGAATCGCCACTTTTGCATCCTGTTTGATGTCTCTCTCAGTATTGGCTGCCGATAAGCGAAAGGGCTGGGCACAGGACTCTTTCTATAGATACAAGGAATTCAG CATGATTGATTGGAACCAACCCATGGTTGGTCACCCGATTGGGGGCACATACTCCTTCCCCTTAACCGTGGTCTTGATTTGA